The sequence AGTGGAGACAAACTTGTATAAATACCTGACTGATAAATAAAAAATAGAGATTCGCTGGAATCTCTATTTTTGTTGCAAACATTTGACAGCTGGAATATCTACTGGTGCCCATTCTAAGTCATCTAATTGTTCGATTGGAAGCCATTTAGAATCCTGGTGTTCTAATAATGTTAAATTTCCAGCGACTAATTTTGAACGGTAGGTTTTCATTGTAACAATGCCAAAGTCATATTCGTAGGATGCTTCATTTAGGAAAGAAATAATTTCTATTTCAGAATCAAATTCTTCTTTGATTTCGCGAACTAAAGCCTCTTCAGGAGTCTCACCTTGCTCAAGCTTTCCTCCAGGAAATTCCCAATAGCCCCCTAGGCTCTTTCCTTCAGGACGCTGGGCACAAAAGATTTTTCCATCTTTTTCGATTACCGCTGCTACGACATTAATAATTTTTTTTGACAAGATTTGACCTCCACAATAAACTCTTTAACAGATTTTGTTATACTTTGTATATATATTACTTTAAAGGATTCAAAATGTCTAGACAAATTGCACACCTCCCCTCTCTCATCCCTTTCGGTTTTATCTTCTCCGATGGTCGTTACACCTACCGTGAAGTCTTCATGGAGGGGCAGTTTGAGGCGGTGGTGGAGGTGGATGAGGCTGGCCAGTTGTCGTCCTATGTCTGGGATTGTGAGATGGAGGAGGTCTATACCGCCCATCTGGTGACTGCGCCAGCTGGGGCTTTTGTGGGGCAGGTGAGAGAAAGCTATCAGTCTATTTTGGCTCGGGTAGAGGAGGCTTGTTGTATCGCTCTGCCATTTTCCAAAGACCAAAGCAACCGCATAGCCCAGCTCATCAAGGAGAAGTGGGGTGACCTACCTGATTATCCCTTTGCCAAGTCGCCCGAGACAGGTGCTTTTCGCCATCCTGCCAATAGTAAGTGGTACGCTTTGGTGACTCAGGTCAAGCGGGGACAGCTGGATGGGAGCGCTGATCAAGAGCTGGTGGAGATTGTCAATCTCAAGGTTGACGGTCGGGAAATAGCAGAGCTGCTGAGCCAGTCGGGCATCTTTCCTGCCTACCATATGTCAAAGAAGACCTGGGTGTCGGTCTTGCTGGATGAGACTGTGGAGGACCAGATGGTTTTTGCCTTCCTTGAGAAGAGCCGTTATCTGGTAGGACCAAAATCCTACAAGGCGGAGCAAGGGCCTGATTACTGGGTTATTCCAGCCAATCCAAAGGTCTATGATATTGATACCGAGTTTGCGGAAAATAAGGTAGTCTATTGGCCACAAAAATCAACCATTCAAGCTGGGGACATCGTAGCCATCTATGTGACGGCACCAGTACAGGCTATTCGGTATGTTTGTCATGTCTTGGGGGCGAATCTAGAAAATCACGGACAATCAGACATTCCTACAGATAAGAAAGTCATGCAGGTGGAACTGCTTGCTCAGCTGTCCGATGATGTACTTCCTAGAGCGCGCATGATGGACTTGGGTGTCAGGGCGGTGCGTGGTCCTAGACGCTTGACAGAGGGCGTGATAGAAGTGCTGTCAGCCGAAGTGAAAAAACCTCCATTAAATTATCAGAATATTTAATAAAAAGACTTTACAAGTGGGTAAAAAAGAGTATAATAAGGTGTATAAATTTTAAGGAGGTAAGGTATGAAGAAAAGCTTCATTCATCAGCAAGAGGAGATTTCTTTCGTCAAAAATACATTCACCCAGTATTTGAAAGACAAGTTAGAAATCGTAGAAGTGCAAGGACCGATTTTGAGTCGTGTCGGGGATGGTATCCAAGATAATTTGTCCGGCGTGGAGAATGCAGTATCGGTGAATGTGAAATTGATTCCCAATGCGACCTATGAGGTGGTTCACTCTCTTGCAAAATGGAAGCGTCATACCTTGGCTCGTTTCGGTTTTAATGAAGGTGAAGGTCTCTTTGTGCATATGAAGGCCCTTCGTCCAGATGAAGATTCCTTAGATGAAATCCACTCAGTCTATGTGGACCAGTGGGACTGGGAAAAGGTGATTCCAGCAGGTCGTCGTAACTTGGCATATTTGAAGGAAACGGTGGAGCAGATTTACAAAGCTATCCGTCTGACCGAATTGGCCGTTGAAGCTCGTTATGACATTGAGTCTGTTTTGCCGAAGAAAATCACCTTTATCCATACGGAAGACTTGGTGAAAAATTTCCCTGATTTGACGCCAAAAGAGCGTGAAAATGTGGTGGCCAAGGAGTACGGGGCAGTCTTTCTGATTGGTA is a genomic window of Streptococcus sp. 29896 containing:
- a CDS encoding (deoxy)nucleoside triphosphate pyrophosphohydrolase, with protein sequence MSKKIINVVAAVIEKDGKIFCAQRPEGKSLGGYWEFPGGKLEQGETPEEALVREIKEEFDSEIEIISFLNEASYEYDFGIVTMKTYRSKLVAGNLTLLEHQDSKWLPIEQLDDLEWAPVDIPAVKCLQQK
- the asnA gene encoding aspartate--ammonia ligase, which translates into the protein MKKSFIHQQEEISFVKNTFTQYLKDKLEIVEVQGPILSRVGDGIQDNLSGVENAVSVNVKLIPNATYEVVHSLAKWKRHTLARFGFNEGEGLFVHMKALRPDEDSLDEIHSVYVDQWDWEKVIPAGRRNLAYLKETVEQIYKAIRLTELAVEARYDIESVLPKKITFIHTEDLVKNFPDLTPKERENVVAKEYGAVFLIGIGGELADGKPHDGRAPDYDDWTSPSEPGYKGLNGDILVWNEVLGSAFELSSMGIRVDEAALRRQVAITGDEERLEFDWHKALLSGLLPLSIGGGIGQSRLAMFLLRKKHIGEVQSSVWPQEVRDNFENIL
- a CDS encoding MmcQ/YjbR family DNA-binding protein — its product is MSRQIAHLPSLIPFGFIFSDGRYTYREVFMEGQFEAVVEVDEAGQLSSYVWDCEMEEVYTAHLVTAPAGAFVGQVRESYQSILARVEEACCIALPFSKDQSNRIAQLIKEKWGDLPDYPFAKSPETGAFRHPANSKWYALVTQVKRGQLDGSADQELVEIVNLKVDGREIAELLSQSGIFPAYHMSKKTWVSVLLDETVEDQMVFAFLEKSRYLVGPKSYKAEQGPDYWVIPANPKVYDIDTEFAENKVVYWPQKSTIQAGDIVAIYVTAPVQAIRYVCHVLGANLENHGQSDIPTDKKVMQVELLAQLSDDVLPRARMMDLGVRAVRGPRRLTEGVIEVLSAEVKKPPLNYQNI